The proteins below are encoded in one region of Pseudoduganella armeniaca:
- the grpE gene encoding nucleotide exchange factor GrpE, protein MQDQENQASPNPDEELASAQPSTPAEPAAQGTPSLEEQLAATEAKLAEMHEAFLRAKAEGDNIRRRAQEDVAKAHKFAVESFAEAMVPVKDSLEMALKVEAPTIESMKEGVEMTLKQLNSAFERNRLIEVVPAAGDKLDPNKHQAVAMVPAEQEANTVVAVLQKGYMIADRLLRPAIVTAAQPK, encoded by the coding sequence ATGCAAGATCAGGAAAATCAGGCCAGCCCAAATCCCGATGAGGAACTGGCATCCGCCCAGCCTTCGACTCCCGCCGAGCCAGCTGCCCAGGGCACCCCGAGCCTGGAAGAGCAGCTTGCCGCCACCGAAGCGAAGCTGGCCGAGATGCATGAGGCATTCCTGCGCGCCAAGGCCGAAGGCGACAATATCCGCCGCCGGGCCCAGGAAGATGTCGCCAAGGCGCACAAGTTCGCCGTCGAAAGCTTTGCCGAGGCCATGGTGCCGGTCAAGGACAGCCTGGAAATGGCCCTGAAGGTGGAAGCGCCCACGATCGAATCGATGAAGGAAGGCGTCGAGATGACGCTCAAGCAGCTGAACTCCGCGTTCGAGCGCAACCGCCTGATCGAAGTCGTGCCGGCCGCCGGCGACAAGCTGGACCCGAACAAGCACCAGGCCGTGGCCATGGTGCCGGCCGAGCAGGAGGCCAATACTGTCGTTGCCGTGCTGCAGAAGGGCTACATGATCGCGGACCGGCTGCTGCGCCCGGCCATCGTGACCGCCGCCCAGCCAAAGTAA